Proteins from a genomic interval of Acinonyx jubatus isolate Ajub_Pintada_27869175 chromosome B4, VMU_Ajub_asm_v1.0, whole genome shotgun sequence:
- the FAM107B gene encoding protein FAM107B encodes MVSDGPSEDSDLKDAYLIPRNIMAEPDYVEDDNPELIRPQKLVNPVKTSRNHQDLHRELLMNQKRGLAPQNKPELQKVMEKRKRDQVIKQKEEEAQKKKSDLEIELLKRQQKLEQHELEKQKLQEEQENTPEFVKVKGNLRRTGQEVAQAQES; translated from the exons ACGGCCCGTCTGAGGACAGTGACCTCAAGGACGCCTATCTCATTCCGAGAAACATCATGGCTGAGCCAGACTACGTGGAAGATGACAATCCGGAGCTAATTAGGCCTCAGAAACTAGTCAATCCTGTCAAAACATCCCGCAACCATCAGGATCTTCACAGGGAACTTCTCATGAATCAAAAAAG GGGTCTTGCCCCTCAGAATAAGCCAGAACTGCAAAAGgtaatggaaaagagaaaacgaGATCAAGtaataaagcagaaagaagaagaagcacaaaagaagaaatctgaCTTGGAAATAGAACTATTAAAACGGCAGCAGAAGCTGGAGCAG catgaacTTGAGAAGCAGAAATTgcaagaagaacaagaaaacacCCCAGAGTTTGTGAAGGTTAAAGGCAATCTCAGGAGAACAGGCCAAGAAGTGGCCCAAGCGCAGGAGTCGTAG